In Candidatus Buchananbacteria bacterium, the DNA window CTATTTGCTGGTGTGTGATGTCTTAAACGTTGCGCCCCGTAACAATAACCCTTGGGTTGGCGGCGCGGCGTTTTACACCGAAGCCGGCATGCATGAATCCGGCAACGAACGGGATAGAGGCAATTATCTGCACGCTGACCCGGCGTTAGTCGGCAATCGCGTCCGAGTCGGTGTAACCGATCAGTCGGGCAAGGCAAATATCGTGAGCAAAGCGCGCGAGCTTGGCTTGGAAATCCCGGCCGACAAAGTTGAGCAGATCGCTTTAGCGCACCAGCAAATTGTGGACGCCGGTGGTGACTTCGGCTTGGCCGACGCATCGTTTTATCTGTTCTTGCTTGAACAGCTTGGACAGTTGCCGACATTCTTTGACTTTGTTAGCTTTCGGGCGATCATTGAGAAACACGCTGATCGTAGCGTTTCGACCGAAGCTAGTCTGCGGTTGGTGCTTGATGGTGAACCCAAACTGCACAACGCCGACGGGGACGGTCCGGTCAACGCGCTTGATGAAGTGTTGCGTCGCACGCTGCGCCGAAAGTATCCGGAGCTGATGGCGGTCCGGCTTGAAGACTATAAGGTGCGTATTGTTGACGCGTCGCGCGGGACAGCCGCAAAGATTCGAGTCCGGATTGAATTCACGGACGGCGCCAAAAGTTGGTGTACTTGTGCGGTGCACGAAAATATCATTGAGGCGTCGTGGGATGCGCTGTTACAGGCGTATATCTACAAGCTGGTTTCTAACGGCCACCCCCGGTTTGGTGCCAGTGTCGCTGAAGTGCCGGCGGCGTCATAGTTTCCGTGAACTTGTACGGGATGCTCATTAGAGTATTCAGAGCCACATTTCTTAAGTATATTGAGAAGTGGCTCTTTTTATTTGTGGAAAACTATTTTGATGGGTGAATAAATAAGCCAAAAAATCTTGTTTGACAAAGACTAACTGAGGGTATAAGGTAAAGGTATGAAATCTATTGCTCGAAAAACCGTCGTTGTAAACGTCGTTGTACTAGTCAGAGGAGACTAGGTGGTTTGATTTGAGCAGTAGAAATCTTTAGAAAAACACCTAGTCTCACAAAGACTAGTTTTTTGTTTATTGTGTACCTTTTTCTAAAATCGCATTGGAGGACAAGGCGATGTCTGATTTAAAGCCAGTTGCCGTTTTTCCCAGGCCGAAGCCCGGGGGACATATTGTTTATGAGCGTCACCGCGTAACGGTGACTGCCGACGGTGGTTTGGAAATTGATGGCAAAGCCCATCAGGATACCTGTGTGCAGTTTAGCCGGAGCTTTGGCGCCGGCGCCTCTGCTAATTGTATTGTCTGGCTGCGTCATGATCGGCTGGAGGTGTACGAAGGAGCAACTATGGGGATGTCTATGCTAACGCGTGACATGGTGCTTCATCAGTGCGGATGTTAGAAACAATCACAAAAGGAGAAGTGATGTCATGGTAGATTGCGCTTCTATCGAGCAGGATTCCTATCCGGGAGACCAGATTCCATTGTCAGGCGTAGCGTCTGCGCCGATATCATCTTCAGTCGTGCGGTTGAAGCAGATTCTGGGACTGTATATCATGGAAATGTCCTCATTGCAACACAAGATTAGTTGCGAACCGCAAACGACTGAAGTTGCCGATAAGCGTCGGCGACAGGAGAAGCGGCTGGAACAACTGCGTTGCCGGTGTACACCCCATGTGGTGCGGTGCATTCGTTACATCACAGCGATTGACAGCGATCAGCTGATGGCTCTTTATAAACTCAATGTTGAGGTCTAATGTACGGCCTTAACTGCCTAAGCCCAATGAGATTTCTCAGTGGGCTTTTTTATTGTTACTAGTTGACAAATCAAAAATTTAGTGTATACTTTAGTTTTTGTGTGCATAGAATAAGAACGAACGTAGTAGACATGGAGGGTAACTATGCTGTGGAAGATTATTTTGGTCGTGGTGGTGTCTGACGTGATCGGGTTAGCGTGGCTGATATGGGAAGCATGGCCGGCATTAACCTATGTGGATCCGCGTCTGAATTTTACTGAAGAAGATTGGCGGACATATACAGTACACGCCAGGGCCGAAAGCAATATTGTTCCTTTGCGACAACCTGCGGCAGCAGAACTGCGTGCCGAGAATGTGGCGTCAAACGCCTAAGTGAAACCGTTGGCCATTGTCTTTTGACCCTGGCCTTTTTAATTTGACAAAATTTTTATGTTAGAGTAGGGTATAAATATTATGAATTCTTTCACTAAACAATCAAGCTTGCTATTGCTAGGTTTGTTGCTTATCCAGCCAAAAGGTGGAAGATTTACTTGTGTCTAGCTAAATAAAGTCAAATTAGATACATACCGGCAAGTCTTTCACCAGAAAGGCTTTTTTGTTTGTCGGCACGACAACCAGTGGTCTTTACAACATAAGGAGTAGCACAATGCTGATCAAGGTATTGGCAGCACTCGGCTTGTTGTTACTAGCAGCAGCTTGGGCTTGGTTGGTTATTCAAGTCAAAAACGCCCCGTTGATGTGTGAACGTTGTGGCAGGCTGATGACTGAAGGTCAGGTGGCCTGTCCTTGTCTGAACACAAAAACCAAAGAGGAGTGAATTAGCAATGGCAGGACAAAGTCTGGTGACAGTATCGGGTGTACCGGCGATATTACAACTTGTGCCAAGCGTTGCCTTGGCAAAACCAATCTTTCACGACGTCACTTTGCGCGACGGCAATCAGGCGTTGCGCAAACCCTGGAATCAGCGGCAGAAAGAAATCATCTTCAATCTGCAGCAGGCTCTTGGCATCCCGCGCGTTGAGTTGGGATACCCCGGCGCGAGCGAGATGGATTTTGAGTGCGTGGCCAATCTGGCGATGCAGGCTTCCAGCACGATGGTGGTTGGGGCTTTGGCACGAACCACTGAACGCGATATTCGCTCGGCGATTGAGGCGTTCAACCAGACATTGGTGGCAACACCAATGATTCATACCTTCGTCGGAATGTCGCCTTACCACATGGAGCATGTGCTTCATAAGACTCCGGCGGAAGTGCGGCTGATGGCGCTTGAAGCAGTCAAGCAGGCTCGGTCGGGCTTGGGCGAACGCGGCTTAATTCAGTTCAGTCCTGAGCACTTCGGCGATTGCCTGGAAAATCTGGATTGGGTGATTGAGGTGTTTCACGAACTGGTTTCAGCCGGTGTGAACATCTTTAATCTGCCTAACACAGTTGAGCGTTATCGGCCGGCGATTTTTGTGGCGATGGTGGACAAAGTTCGTCAAGCGTTGCCGCCTTCGGTGACGGTATCGGTGCATTGCCATAACGATCTTGGCATGGGTACCGCGAGTACAGTGGAAAGCTACTTCGTCGGCGCTCAGCAACTGGAAGTGACCTTGAATGGTCTGGGTGAACGATCAGGTAACGCCAATCTGTATGAGGCGGCAACAGCGTTACATTGTAACGGCGTTGCGGTTGATCTCAACTTCGAACAGTTTTACGAAGCGGCCATTAAGGTTGCGGAGTTGTCCGGCGTAGCCATCCCGGAAAAGGCGCCGTTGATTGGCTCTGATTGCCTGATGCAGCGTTCTGGCATTCATCAGCATGGTGCGGTGCAGACGTTTGGCCGCGCTAAAGGTGCGTATCGGCCGATTGACCCGGCGTTTGTTGGTCGGGCCAACGACGAAGAGCTGGAGTTCACCAGTCAGTCCGGTTACACAGCAGTCCATAAGATCATCATGGAAACCGGGCGTAACATTTTGCCTGATGAAGCGAGGCTGCTTCAACCGGCGCTGAAGCTAGTCAGCGAAGAGCGCGGTGCGTTAACGCCTGAAGAACTGGCTGAAGCGTTTGACGCGTTCAAGCGCTTGCAGACCCATAAACTAGGTTTGGTTCAGGCCGACATTAACGCCGTGGTGCGTGACGCGATTGGTTTGCGCGGTAAGCTGACTTGGGAATGTGTTCATGCGGTAGCGCTCGCCGGTTCACCGGTGCCAACCGCAACAGTTATCCTGACTAACGACGGGGTACAGCTGGAGCCGCAGTGTGCGACTGGCGACGGTCCGGTTGACGCGGTGTATCGAGCGATTTGCCGCTCTACCAAATTGCCGGTGTCAGTTGAAGATTACCAAATTACCAATGTCACCAGTGGTGCCGATGCCCAGGCCAAGGCAACATGCGTGTTGTCGCTTGGCGGCAAGCAGTGCCAGGGTGAAGGTGTACACACCGACACGGTCATGGCGTCGGTCCGCGCCTACATGCAGGCACTTAACCGCCTGGCGCGCGGCGAAACCAACGGTGTTCATTGAAACGATCTTTGATTCTTGAGGCTTGGAAATAAAAAATTTCCCAAGTCTCTTTTTATTTTTAAAACAATTGACAGAAAAAATAACGTTTGCTACAATCATTATATGAACAAGCACCTGAATTCAATTTTGCCAACCCCACCTTGCTGCTAGCAGGGAAGTTGGGTTACGTGTGCTCACGTTCAATTAAAATGACAGCCCAGCTTTCCGGGCTGGTTTTTTATTATCAAATTTTTTCGGGGCGATAGCTTAAACTGGTTAAAGCGTTTTTCGCTTTTCACCAAGAGCGAAAAAAGATTGCAGGTTCAAATCCTTGCCGTCCCGACTGTTTGTTCATTAACGGGGTGTAGCTTTAGACCTATTTCCGAGTCTCAAGTTTGCCATCATGAGGTTAGTCCCGAAGCCTTGTTGTCGCCTGGCCTTGAGATGAAGGCTCTGGGGTCCCTTTGGGGATGTGTGAGAGCAGCTACTTTGGGAGTAGCAGGTGCGTTGGTTCAAATCCTCGCCACCCCGACCAATTTTCACCCCGCCTAAACCTTTGCGCTGCAAAAATTTAGGCGGGGTTGACATTTTTTTTGATTTGCGATACCGTAATAATATCCTATGCAAAATAACAGATTGAACAATTGGTTTTTTAGCTTTTACTTTTTTACCTGCCGGTAGGTTAGGCGAGTTTGAGCTAAAAAAACATAGGAATACATAACTCAACATTCAACTGATCTACCCGCCAAGGTAGATCAGTTTTTATTTACGGTCTATTTTGTGCCTTCATGTTGATGGAGTCACGAAATGGGCAGTTAAGCCCACTTTAACAATATGTTTTGAACTTTTCGTCACTGTCAACCAACCCGCTGCAAGGAGACTGAGTATGGGATTGCCGACATTTTTGTCCAAAGTTGGTTTGCCTTCTACCGAGGCAGAAACGGTCGCGTTGTTGCGCTGCGACGAGGTCAGCGAAGTGCGCTGTTTCGTTTTGGGGCCGCGCAAAATCAGCAACATTCCGCAAGCCTGTGAATTGTGGTTGCGCCAAAACGGCCTTGAAGATAAAGCGCAATTGGTGATTGGGGAGCGTCCCGACCACTATCTGCTCGAGGCTCAAGCGGTTCATGAACCAGGCGTCGTGCCGGTGTTTTGGACCTGTGCGGTCTACGGCAAGGAGAAGGAACTCTTCTTCGGCGATGCCGTCAACACCCACATGTTCTTGTTTTCACAGGTGATGCCGCTGGATCACATGCAGCTTGCCTGCCTGCCAGGAAAGCTGACTTTGGAAGCTGTTCGTACAATTTGTGATCTTGAACTGCTTCCGGGCCACTGGAAACGCTTGGCGTCGCATCCGTCGCCCAAACCGCTCTTGAACGGCTTGCTGGATCATAATCCGCAGACGACGTGGGTTGAAGCCAACTCCAATGGTTTTGCCGCTGAAATGGTCAAGTCGGGTCAGGCTGATGCTTGCATCACGACCGAAACTGCACGTCTGGAACAGGGTCTGGAACGCCTCCACGATTTTGGGACGCCGGACATGGTGTTTTTCGGCGGCGTCACCAAGCATGGTGTTGAGCTTCTCAAGCGCGTTCACGAGTCGTTGTCGCTGGCAACAATTGGTTTTTGACGAACAACAGTTCGAGACAAAAAGGAATCTATGATTAATGCAATCATCGGAGCGTCGGGAGACATGGGAAAAAATCTTCTGACACCTCTACTCAAAAATTTAGGAGAAGTTCGCACGGTTAGCCGTGACGCTTCAACCCAGGAATGGGATCAGGTTTGGCAGGCCGATGTCATTTGGCTTGCGATACCTCGCGATGAGATCTCCAAAGTTTTGAGTGGCATTACGCTCCGACCTGATCAGCTGGTCATAGATATCTGTAGCATTAAGCGGCGTCTGGCTGAGACAGTTAAACAGACTGGCGCCGCTTCTCTTTCTTTACATCCTTTAAACGGTCCGCGTGTGCCGCTCAATGGTCAGAAATGGGTGATGATTAATGCGGATGAAGTATTATCCGTTAATGGCAACGCTCAAAAAATTATTCATTATCTAAAAGAGCAGGGTATTAGCTTTTTGCCGGCAAATTCTGAAGATGAGCACGATTTCATGATCGGTGTTGTCCTATCAATGCCGGAATTATTAACCATCGTCATTGATGCTTTGATCAGTCAGTATGCTAAAGATTGTCATCAACCAACACCGGATATGGCAAAACTGATGGAATGGGCAGTGCCGGCTTCAAACGCCTTGTTCAGTTCGTATGTTCACTCAATCAATAGTTCGGCGGAATGGCTGCGGACTGATTTGATTACTAACGCTCACGGTGACTTGGCCGCTAGTGCCGCTGCCGCATTTGAAAAATTAAATCATCTAACAAACCAACAGGTTGAAGAAAAAATTAAACACCAGCATGAAGTAGTGGCTCGGTTGCCGAAACTGGAACGCCAACGCATCCGACAGTGGATTGAGCGCTGGTTTGTTGATTCAACCCAAAAGGTTTTTTCTTTTCATAAAAATATTCCGATGAAACCAAAACTTAATATTCAATATCTTGACTCTGACAAGTCAAAAATCTTTCCCGTCAATCAGTCCGGCCGCGTCACGGTTGGTATTCATGGCATTGCCGGCTGCTTCACTCACGAGTCGGCTCTGCGGTTAGCTGAGGAGTTGGGGATTAATCCGGCAAAATTAGATTTGAAATTTTTAGTCGAAGCCCAGCGGGTTATTGCGGCTGTGGTGAACGGTGAAACCGACCGAGGGGTGTTCGCAATGGCCAACTCCGGATCCGGCGCGTATGTTTCAAGTATGCATGCAATGGGCAGTAACCAGTTTGATGTTCTGGCAATTTATGGCATGGAAATTCTGCAATGTTTAATTACTGACCCGTCAATCAAAGATGTTAGTGAAATTAAAGAAGTGTTTGGCCATCCGCAGGCAGTCAGCCAGTGTAAGCGCACCTTCGCCGAGAAATATCCCGACATCAAGCTGACCGAAGGCAAAGACAGCGATGATACGGCGCTCTGCGTCAAGATGATTGCTGAGCATCAGTTACCGCCAACAACAGCGACACTTGCTTCTCAGGAAGCGGCCCGTATTTATCAGCTGCCAATTATTGAATATGGTATGCACCATGATCCGTTCAACACAACGACATTCTTGGTAATCAAGAAAAAAGAATAGCCGCGACAAGGAGGGCTTGTTTCATGGCAGGAACTTTGTGGATTAATGTTGATTCGGCGTCAGCCGATACTTTGGCCGATGTCGCCAGAAAGCTTTTTCCCGAATTAGAGATTCGGGTTACCAATCATGGTGACGTCAGTTGGCTGGCGGTAAGGGGCAACGGTCAGGTTGACGATCTTCGCTCTTTCTTAAAAGGCGTCAAATCAATTCGTTGATTTGGTTTTTAGGGCATTTTTTCGTTTTTTTGCGGAAAAGTGCTTTTTATTTTGACACAGCAAAACTTCTAGTGATAAAATAACAATGAACTTCACTTCTATAGTTGGTAAAAGTTTTGGGACAAACTTCATACGTAGGGCTACAATATCGACTGCAACCTTTGGGTTGATCAGTCTGAGTGCTCCAAAGCCAAACGCGACAAGCCAAACGTTCAGCTGTCTAGAAATAGATGTCTGCAATAGGGCGGCGAGTCGACACGGCGGGCTTGTTTCAAGCCAAATCTTTTATCAATTATAAGTGGAGTTCACTATTAAAAACCTGTTTGCAGGTTTGTTTTTTTAGGGGTAAGATGAAAGCGAACTTTATCGGGCTGTAGCGCAGTTGGCTAGCGCGTACGCATGGGGTGCGTGAGGTCGCGGGTTCAAGTCCCGCCAGCCCGACCAAACATAATTAATCAAAAAAATATGAAAAATATCATTTTGACGCAATTTATTGTTTTGCTCGGCGGTACGATTTTTGCCTGGTTTAATTTTTTCCGCGAGTTGGCTAGTTATTTACGTAATGAGGCGTGCCAAACCGGCTGTGCCGTGGGAGTAGTTAACCCGATTTATACCCCTTGTTTTTATGGTGCCATATTTTTTCTTATGGCGTTGATTTTAAGTTTTATCATTTTGACTGCTTCAGCCAGGAAAGGATAAAAAACGTATGTCTAAATTTCCGTACCCGGAAAATCCGGCGCCAACCGATGCCCAGCTGCTTTCGGCGATCAAGCGTCGTTGGAGTCCGTTGGCGTTTTCGTCTGAGCCAATTGAAGCCGAAAAAATTACGGCATTGTTTGAGGCGATGCGCTGGACCCAGTCATCCCGCAATGAACAGCCGTGGCGAATTATTTACGCCACTAAAGATGATGGCGAGATTTTTGACCAGCTGGCTTCGTTGTTAACACAAGATAATGGCTACCTCAAAGACGCGTATATGTTGATGCTGGTTTGTGCGGTTCAAAATTTCGCCTATAAAAATTTGCCGAACCGAATGCATCAGTATGATACTGGTGCCGCCGCGCACGCCCTGTTTTTGCAAGCTGTTGACATGGGGTTAGTTGCTCATGAGGTGGGTGGTTTTGATAAAGAAAAACCCTATGAGTTGTTTAAGATACCAAAAGAGGTGTCGTTATTGGTGATGATGGGTGTTGGGTATCCGGGTGATGAAAGTAAGGTGGATCCGGCATTACTCAAAAAACGCTATGAAAATTCCCGAGTTCGTCGCAGCGTAACCGATTTTGCCTTTCGGGGCAAATGGTTAGCATAAATTTTTCCAAATAAAAAACTAAGTAGTGCCACCACTAAGTTAGGGGAGGTGACTACTTAGTTTTTTGTTTTGCTAGAGTTTTGATACAGCGAGTGCAAATCAAACGTCGGACAGCGCCAATTTTTCGGCTCTGCAAATTGAGCTTTTGGCGGCGGATAGTTTTGATATTGGAATGGCTGACGTTGTTGCCTTTCAGGGGTTCTCGCTTGCACAAGTAACACATTGCCATACAAAAAAATAACTTAATAATCAATGAAAGCAGTATAGCAAAATAGGTTTAAAAAATCAAGCCTCTGTGGTATGATAGTAAAACTATGGAACCGTTAATTTTCATTATTTTTATTGTCACCTTTATTGGCAGCGTTATTTTGCACGAGATTGCCCATGGTTTCGTGGCCTATAAATTTGGCGATGATACGGCTAAAATTTCTGGTCGATTATCGCTTAATCCAATTGTTCATATTGACCCGGTTGGTTCAATTTTAGTGCCGTTAATGTTGTATGTTTCCAGTGCCGGTTTTCTGTTTGGTTGGGCTAAACCTGTGCCGGTTAACCCGCTGCGACTCAATAACCAGCCTTTATCTTACCGACTGGTTTCAGCGGCTGGGGTTGTCACTAATTTAGTCTTAGCTATTGTTTCGGCAATCGTCATTAAGATTACCACCCAGTATTTGGGCATTGGTTTCAATAATGTAGGAGTGATATTTTTTAGCTCAATGATGCAAATTAATATCGTTTTGGCGATTTTTAATATGTTGCCGTTGCCGGGGTTTGACGGCTGGAATTTCTTGGGAACTTTTCGTCCGATTGCTATTTTGATGAACCAAACGCCGTTGGCCAACCCGATTTTTATGGCTCAGTACGGTTTGGTGATTTCTATTGCACTTTTGTTTATTTTGATGCCTGTTATCAGTTTATTATTTAACTATATTTTTGGCTTATTTATAACAATTTTTGGCTTATAACCAAAAGTATTGACTTATTGAATATTTTTCGTTAATATATCTCGTGTACAAGCTCAAACTGCCTTATAGGCAGGTTTTTAAGACTTCTAAAAGGTAAAAAATGCCTACAATTAGCCAATTAATCAGAAAAAAGCGAAAGAGTAAAGCCAAAAAGAGTAAGACTCCTGGTCTTCGTGTTGTTTCAAACACTTTGCGCCGAACTAAAAAAGACATGCCAAAAGGCTCAGCCTTTAAGCGTGGCGTTTGTTTGAAAGTGACAACCATGACCCCTAAAAAACCTAACTCAGCGTTGCGCAAAATCGCCAGGGTTCGGCTTTCAAATGGTATGGAAGTCACTGCGTATATTCCGGGTGAAGGCCATAATTTGCAGGAACACTCAGTAGTTTTGTTGCGCGGCGGTCGTGTGAAAGATTTGCCTGGTGTTCGCTATCATATTGTTCGCGGCGTGTATGACACTGCCGGCGTTCAGGGCCGACAGCAGGGTCGCAGTCTTTATGGTGCTAAAAAATCCGCTCCCGCCAGCAAATAAGGCGTAACTATTGAAATTATGCGAGGAAAAACTCCTAAACGAAATATTGAACCAGATCCAAAGTATAACAGTATTATTATTGCCCGATTTATTAATCACATCATGCGGCGCGGTAAAAAATCAACCGCACGCCGGGTGGTTTATGATTGTCTTGAAATAATCAAAGAAAAGACCAAGAAAGATCCGCTTGAAATTTTTGACGGTGCATTAAGAAATGTTGGACCGGAAGTTGAAGTTAAATCAAAACGTATTGGTGGCGGAAACTACCAGATTCCGGTTGCCGTTGTTGGTGAACGCCGAACAGCGCTGGCTTTCCGTTGGATTACTGCGGCCGCCAAGGCTCGCAAGGGTGCGCCGATGGGTGAAAAGTTAGCTGATGAAATGATTGCGGCGTTTAATCGTGAAGGTGCTGCTATTAAAAAACGTCAGGATACTTACAAAATGGCCGAAGCCAACCGGGCTTTTGCTCATTTTGCCAGATAATTTTAAAAATTAACCAACACTAATGCCCCGAGAATATCCTCTAGATAAAACCAGAAATATTGGAATTATCGCTCATATCGACGCCGGTAAGACCACGGTCTCCGAGCGTATTTTGTTTTATACCGGTCGTAAGCATAAGATCGGCGAAGTTCACGAAGGTGCTGCCGAAATGGACTGGATGGAACAAGAGCGGGAGCGGGGAATCACTATTACTTCAGCCGCCACTACTTGTTTTTGGGCTCCGCGTGGCGAAGAAGATAAAAAATGTCGCATTAACTTGATTGACACCCCAGGCCACATTGACTTTACGGCCGAAGTGCAGCGATCGCTACGCGTGCTTGACGGTGGCGTTATGGTATTTGACGGTGTTGCCGGTGTTGAACCGCAATCAGAAACTGTTTACCATCAAGCGGAAAAATTTAAAGTGCCGTTGATGGGTTTCATTAATAAGATGGACCGCACCGGTGCTGATTTTTATGCCGACCTAGACAGTATCCGCGAGCGCTTGACTAAAAACGCTTTTCCGATTCAGTTGCCGATTGGCGCTGAAAGTAATTTCCAGGGCGTGATTGATTTGCTTACCATGAAAGCGTATGTCTATAAAGATGATTTGGGCCAGCAGATTGACGAAACGGACATTCCGGCTGACATGAAAGAAAAGTCCGAGAAATTCCGCGGCGAATTGGTTGAAGCCATTGCTTCGCATGATGAAAATTTGATGAATAAGTATTTGAATGGTGAAGAAATTTCCGTTGAAGAATTAAAGCCAGTGTTGCGCAAAGCGACGATTGACAGTGCGATCATGCCGGTTTTGGTTGGTTCAGCCTTGAAAAATAAAGGTGTTCAGCGTTTGCTTGACGCGGTTTGTGACTACTTGCCAAGCCCGCTTGATATTCCGCCGCTCAAGGGTTTTGATCCAAAGCATCCGGAAACTGAAATTATTAAAAAGCCGGATGACGCTGAGCCGTTTGCTGCTTTAGCTTTTAAAATTGCCGTTGACCCATTTGTCGGAAAACTTTGTTTCTTCCGTGTTTACTCTGGCACGATTTCGGCCGGGTCATATGTGTATAATTCAACTTCAAACAAACGAGAACGCATCGGTCGTATTGTCCGAATGCACGCCAATACTCGCGAAGAGGTAAAAGACGTGTATGCCGGTGAAATCGCCGCTGCCGTTGGTTTGAAGGACACTTTTACCGGACACACTTTGTGTGACGAAAATAATCCGGTGGTTTTGGAATCAATTGAATTTCCTGATCCGGTTATCCGGGTTGCGGTTGAACCAAAAACCAAGGCTGACCAGGAAAAAATGGGTATTGCGTTGCAGAAGTTAGCTGAAGAAGACCCGACATTCCAGGTCCACGGTGATGAAGAAACGATGCAGACGATTATTGCCGGTATGGGTGAATTGCATCTTGAAGTTATTGTTGACCGTATGAAGCGCGAATTTAAGGTGGAAGCAAACGTCGGTAAGCCGCAAGTTGCTTATAAAGAAACCATTAAATCGGAAGCTGAAGCTGAGGGAAAATACATTCGTCAGTCAGGCGGCCGCGGACAGTTCGGACATTGCTGGGTTAAAGTTGAACCACGAAATCGCGGCGAGGGCTTTGAATTTGTTGATGAAATCAAAGGTGGAGTTATTCCTAAAGAATATATTCCGGCTATTCAAAAAGGTATTCGTGAAGCGATGGATAAAGGTGTTGTTGCCGGCTATCCGTTGATTGATATTAGGGCAACTGTGTATGATGGAAGTTTCCACGAAGTTGACTCATCGGAAGCGGCTTTCAAAATCGCCGGATCTATGGCGTTTCAGGATGCGGCTAAGCGCGCTAACCCGATTTTGCTTGAACCGATTATGAAAGTGGAAGTCATTACCCCTGAACAGTATATGGGAGATGTTATCGGTAACATTAACTCCAAGCGCGGACAGATTGAAGAAATGCGCGAACGCGGACAGTCTAAAGTGATTGACGCTAAAATTCCGTTGGCCGAAATGTTTGGTTATGCGACGGAACTGCGATCAATGACTCAGGGCCGTGCATCATACAGTATGGAGTTTAATGATTATGCGGAAGTACCCCGCAATGTTGCTGAAACAATCAAGGGTGAACGCGGTAAATAACGGCCAAGAGGGGTTAGGGTTAAACTAATTAGTTTACTTATGCCAAATTCCTTGCAAAAAATTATCGATTTAATCAAGCAGACAGGGGATAATTGCATTGTTTTGGACCACGAAGGCAACCCGGCATATGTCTTAATGACTTTGGCTGACTACCAAAAAATGGTGATCGGCCGCGCCGAGGTCGCTGGTTTGAGCGAAGAGGAATTAATTGATAAGATTAACCGTGACATTGCTTCATGGAAAGCCAGCTCTCAGCAAGAGGAAATTGATAACTGGCAGGCCGTTACTGCAGCAATTGACAGCATTACTACCGTTACCGATAAAAATTTGCTAAACAAAGCCAAAATAAATCAGGAAGCAGATGCTCAGTCGTCAGATGAAAATAAGTACTATTTTGAGCCGGTTGACTAGTATTGACAATAAGCAATTATTTGTTATATACTCATAAGTGCTTTGTTTCTTTTAAAGAAACCTTTTAATTTTAATAATTAAACAATAGCGATCCGCTTTGATTCCTTCGCAAAGCTGGCTGACAAAAGATCGCTTTAAAGAAGGAAAAAATATACTATGGCAGATAAATTTGAACGAAGTAAGCCGCATTTAAACGTCGGTACAATTGGTCACGTTGACCACGGTAAGACCACTTTGACCGCCGCCCTTTTGACATACTTAAATGCCAAGGGAATGAAGGCCACTCAGCGATCAGTCGATCAGATCGACAGCGCTCCGGAAGAAAAGGCTCGTGGTATTACTATTGCCACTGCCCACGTTGAATACGAATCAGACACC includes these proteins:
- the fusA gene encoding elongation factor G, translating into MPREYPLDKTRNIGIIAHIDAGKTTVSERILFYTGRKHKIGEVHEGAAEMDWMEQERERGITITSAATTCFWAPRGEEDKKCRINLIDTPGHIDFTAEVQRSLRVLDGGVMVFDGVAGVEPQSETVYHQAEKFKVPLMGFINKMDRTGADFYADLDSIRERLTKNAFPIQLPIGAESNFQGVIDLLTMKAYVYKDDLGQQIDETDIPADMKEKSEKFRGELVEAIASHDENLMNKYLNGEEISVEELKPVLRKATIDSAIMPVLVGSALKNKGVQRLLDAVCDYLPSPLDIPPLKGFDPKHPETEIIKKPDDAEPFAALAFKIAVDPFVGKLCFFRVYSGTISAGSYVYNSTSNKRERIGRIVRMHANTREEVKDVYAGEIAAAVGLKDTFTGHTLCDENNPVVLESIEFPDPVIRVAVEPKTKADQEKMGIALQKLAEEDPTFQVHGDEETMQTIIAGMGELHLEVIVDRMKREFKVEANVGKPQVAYKETIKSEAEAEGKYIRQSGGRGQFGHCWVKVEPRNRGEGFEFVDEIKGGVIPKEYIPAIQKGIREAMDKGVVAGYPLIDIRATVYDGSFHEVDSSEAAFKIAGSMAFQDAAKRANPILLEPIMKVEVITPEQYMGDVIGNINSKRGQIEEMRERGQSKVIDAKIPLAEMFGYATELRSMTQGRASYSMEFNDYAEVPRNVAETIKGERGK